The Fragaria vesca subsp. vesca linkage group LG2, FraVesHawaii_1.0, whole genome shotgun sequence genome includes a window with the following:
- the LOC101313270 gene encoding uncharacterized N-acetyltransferase STK_02580-like, whose amino-acid sequence MAAGDIVELQRNSPKWVTVVEDIVKLERKIFPKHESLAKSFHEELKKKNSGLLYIEELDGSVAGYVMYSWPSSLYASITKLAVKDSCRRQGYGEALLTAAIQKCRTRKVGRISLHVDPMRTPAMNLYKKVGFKVDNLIQSYYSSDRNAYRLYLDFDAS is encoded by the exons ATGGCGGCCGGGGACATTGTGGAGCTCCAAAGAAACTCTCCCAAGTGGGTAACGGTAGTGGAAGACATCGTGAAACTAGAGAGGAAGATCTTTCCCAAACATGAATCCCTTGCTAAAAGCTTTCATGAAGAACTGAAAAAGAAGAACAGTGGGTTGCTTTACATCGAGGAGTTAGATGGTTCAGTTGCTGGCTATGTCATGTACTCTTGGCCTTCTTCCCTCTACGCCTCTATCACGAAGCTCGCAG TGAAGGATAGTTGCAGGAGGCAAGGCTATGGAGAGGCTCTGCTGACAGCAGCCATTCAGAAATGCCGAACCCGAAAAGTGGGGCGAATATCACTTCACGTTGATCCTATGAGAACTCCCGCCATGAATCTTTACAAGAAAGTCGGTTTCAAAGTTGACAACCTCATACAAAGTTACTACTCGTCGGATCGGAATGCCTACAGACTATACTTGGATTTTGATGCCAGCTAG